A stretch of DNA from Candidatus Polarisedimenticolaceae bacterium:
GACTTCCCGTCCCTCGCGGTCCTGGAGGACGGGACCCTGGCCGCACATTGGCTCCGGAAGACGGGCGCGGGACCTTACGCCTACGCCGTTTCGCTGTCGTTCTCGCGGGACGGGGGCCGGTCTTGGAGCTCGCCGCTCTCCCCTCACGACGCATCCCCGACCGAGCACGGGTTCGTCTCCAAGGTGCCGATTCCCGGGGGAAGGATCGCCGCGGTCTGGCTCGACGGACGGGAGACCGGGGCGGGGCACGAGGGCCACTCGGGACCCATGACCCTGCGGAGCGCGATCGTCGCCGCCAGCGGCGAGATCGAGCGGGCGGATCTGATCGACGGGCGCGTCTGCGACTGCTGCCAGACCGCCGCCGTGCGCGCCGGGGACGGCGGCCTCGTCGTGGCCTACCGGGACCGCTCCGAGGGCGAGATCCGCGACATCGCGGTGTCGCGCTTCGATGGCGAGCGATGGTCCGAGCCGCGCGTCGTCCACGACGACGGATGGAAGATGCCCGGATGCCCGGTCAACGGCCCCGCGCTCGCGGCCGCGGGGGATCGGGTCTGGATCGCGTGGTTCACCGCACCCGGCGAGGAGCCGACGCCTCGGGTCCGCGTCGCGGCCTCGCGCGACGGCGGCCGCACGTTCGGCCCCCCGAGCGACGTCGATGCCGGGCGGCCGGCGGGACGGGTCGACCTCGCGGCGTTCGACGACGGGTCCGCGCTCGTGACCTGGATCGACGACGGACGAGGCGCGTCCGAGATCCTGGCGCGCCGCGTGACGGCCGGCGGGGCGCTCGGTCCGCTCGTCCGGATCGCGTCGACCCCCGGCTCGCGGGCGGCCGGTTTTCCACGGTCGGCCGCCCACGGCCCGGACGTGCTGGTCGCGTGGACCGAGCCGGGAGACCCGTCCCGGATCCGTACGGCGCGATTGGGACCGTGACCGGCCCTAGAG
This window harbors:
- a CDS encoding sialidase family protein, producing the protein MRIRGCSLLVALISAVLGACRTPPDVVREIEPPAAPGSAEPSVETGADGRVYLSWIEPVASGGHALRFAAWEGTRWSGARTVAHGTDWFVNWADFPSLAVLEDGTLAAHWLRKTGAGPYAYAVSLSFSRDGGRSWSSPLSPHDASPTEHGFVSKVPIPGGRIAAVWLDGRETGAGHEGHSGPMTLRSAIVAASGEIERADLIDGRVCDCCQTAAVRAGDGGLVVAYRDRSEGEIRDIAVSRFDGERWSEPRVVHDDGWKMPGCPVNGPALAAAGDRVWIAWFTAPGEEPTPRVRVAASRDGGRTFGPPSDVDAGRPAGRVDLAAFDDGSALVTWIDDGRGASEILARRVTAGGALGPLVRIASTPGSRAAGFPRSAAHGPDVLVAWTEPGDPSRIRTARLGP